A genomic segment from Gracilimonas sediminicola encodes:
- a CDS encoding alanine/glycine:cation symporter family protein — protein MEVFEQVVNWLNNLVWSTPEKFPLMVVVLLGFGIFITLRLGFVQIRRFAHGIKSVMGIYDNPDDTGDVNHFQALTTALSATVGIGNIAGVAIAIHYGGPGALFWMWVTAFFGMAIKYTECTLAVKYRIQNADGSVSGGPMYYIEKGLGSNWKWLAVFFAAMAVICSFLTGNAVQANTVADTMYSTFQIPSWASGLFTATFVGIVIVGGIKRIGQVTSRLMPIMALIYVLGALIILAINADDVIPAFGTIFTSAFTPEAGLFGVGSGLFLTTLVWGIKRGLFSNEAGQGSAPIAHGAAKTEEPVREGVVALLEPFIDTIVVCTMTGLVIVSTGVWEERHDMVYEPGNSNNAVEITDGSNTLLIEDGEPVNGTVERNDFPTGKFFIDEDQTTAFSGTLVMVDGVGVFTNEAGEEIDNIYTSIIENGAPLTSLGFKKGLAPIFPYGDYIVTICVLLFGVSTAISWSYYGDRSIQYLAGDKSIIYYKVVYLGMHFLGAIFPLATVWAIGDIALGLMTFPNIIALFALSGSVAVASKKYFNKMDELEAKGEI, from the coding sequence ATGGGAATTTATGATAACCCCGATGATACCGGCGACGTCAATCACTTCCAGGCGCTTACCACCGCTCTTTCAGCAACCGTAGGTATTGGTAATATTGCCGGTGTTGCTATTGCCATCCATTATGGTGGGCCCGGTGCTCTTTTTTGGATGTGGGTTACCGCTTTCTTTGGTATGGCCATTAAATACACGGAATGTACACTTGCTGTTAAATACCGAATTCAAAATGCCGATGGCTCCGTATCCGGTGGTCCTATGTATTATATAGAAAAAGGACTCGGCTCCAACTGGAAATGGCTGGCCGTCTTTTTCGCCGCTATGGCAGTAATTTGCTCCTTCCTTACCGGTAATGCCGTTCAGGCCAACACCGTTGCTGACACCATGTACAGCACCTTCCAGATCCCAAGCTGGGCTTCCGGTTTATTTACCGCAACTTTTGTAGGTATCGTGATTGTAGGTGGTATCAAGCGTATTGGGCAGGTTACCTCTCGATTGATGCCCATCATGGCTCTTATCTATGTATTAGGTGCACTTATCATTCTTGCCATTAATGCCGATGACGTGATTCCTGCCTTCGGAACCATCTTTACTTCTGCCTTTACTCCCGAAGCCGGACTGTTTGGTGTAGGTTCAGGGTTATTCCTTACCACTTTGGTTTGGGGAATAAAACGAGGGTTATTTTCCAATGAGGCGGGTCAGGGTTCGGCCCCGATTGCTCACGGTGCTGCTAAAACGGAAGAACCTGTTCGTGAAGGTGTGGTAGCACTGCTTGAACCGTTTATTGATACCATCGTAGTTTGTACTATGACCGGACTTGTAATCGTAAGTACCGGAGTTTGGGAAGAACGCCACGACATGGTTTATGAGCCCGGAAACAGTAATAATGCTGTTGAAATCACCGATGGAAGTAACACCCTGTTGATTGAAGATGGTGAGCCTGTTAACGGTACCGTTGAACGTAATGACTTTCCCACCGGCAAGTTTTTTATCGATGAAGATCAGACTACTGCCTTCTCAGGTACCCTTGTAATGGTTGACGGCGTTGGTGTTTTCACAAACGAAGCCGGTGAAGAAATAGATAATATCTATACCAGCATTATTGAAAACGGGGCCCCGCTAACTTCCCTTGGTTTTAAGAAAGGTCTTGCACCTATTTTCCCTTACGGAGATTATATCGTAACCATATGCGTGCTCCTTTTCGGAGTCTCTACAGCCATCAGCTGGAGTTACTATGGAGATAGATCCATACAGTATCTGGCTGGCGACAAATCCATCATTTACTACAAAGTCGTGTATCTGGGGATGCACTTCCTCGGGGCCATATTCCCGCTGGCTACGGTTTGGGCAATCGGTGATATTGCGCTTGGTTTGATGACCTTCCCGAACATCATCGCCCTGTTTGCCCTTTCAGGTTCTGTTGCGGTAGCCAGTAAGAAGTACTTCAACAAAATGGACGAGCTCGAAGCTAAAGGTGAAATTTAA